One Diabrotica virgifera virgifera chromosome 3, PGI_DIABVI_V3a genomic window carries:
- the LOC126881505 gene encoding protein phosphatase inhibitor 2-like isoform X1, giving the protein MAENLKRRPRKGILKNSSSFDKQDPQFNAKKQKETKWDEMNIIATLHPADKDYGHMKIQEPKTPFNYMEQDNIEELDASELAERIRIATEQPPKVMQQDDSDDDSEEELTDDQKKKKKDFELKRKKHYNEFHALQLAKKLMEEEEDDEDEGTHHNSSDNQPSSS; this is encoded by the exons ATGGCAGAAAATCTAAAAAGACGACCCAGGAAAgggattttaaaaaattctagtagttTCGACAAACAAGATCCGCAGTTTAATGCAAA AAAACAAAAGGAAACGAAATGGGATGAAATGAATATAATAGCTACGCTCCACCCTGCAGACAAGGATTATGGGCACATGAAAATTCAAGAGCCCAAAACACCCTTCAATTATATGGAACAGGATAATATAGAAGAACTAGATGCCAGTGAATTAGCTGAAAG GATAAGGATAGCAACTGAGCAGCCCCCCAAGGTGATGCAACAAGACGATTCTGATGATGATTCAGAAGAGGAATTAACAGACGAtcagaaaaagaaaaagaaagactTTGAATTGAAAAGAAAAAAGCACTATAACGAGTTCCATGCACTTCAACTGGCAAAAAAGTTAATGGAAGAGGAGGAAGATGACGAAGATGAAGGAACGCATCATAATAGCTCTGATAATCAACCTTCTTCATcgtaa
- the LOC126881505 gene encoding protein phosphatase inhibitor 2-like isoform X2, giving the protein MQSKQKETKWDEMNIIATLHPADKDYGHMKIQEPKTPFNYMEQDNIEELDASELAERIRIATEQPPKVMQQDDSDDDSEEELTDDQKKKKKDFELKRKKHYNEFHALQLAKKLMEEEEDDEDEGTHHNSSDNQPSSS; this is encoded by the exons ATGCAAAGTAAGC AAAAGGAAACGAAATGGGATGAAATGAATATAATAGCTACGCTCCACCCTGCAGACAAGGATTATGGGCACATGAAAATTCAAGAGCCCAAAACACCCTTCAATTATATGGAACAGGATAATATAGAAGAACTAGATGCCAGTGAATTAGCTGAAAG GATAAGGATAGCAACTGAGCAGCCCCCCAAGGTGATGCAACAAGACGATTCTGATGATGATTCAGAAGAGGAATTAACAGACGAtcagaaaaagaaaaagaaagactTTGAATTGAAAAGAAAAAAGCACTATAACGAGTTCCATGCACTTCAACTGGCAAAAAAGTTAATGGAAGAGGAGGAAGATGACGAAGATGAAGGAACGCATCATAATAGCTCTGATAATCAACCTTCTTCATcgtaa